The Deltaproteobacteria bacterium sequence ACGGAGGTCGTGCGGTAGTCGATCGGCTCCGCAAGGTCGGCCCCGCTCACCACGAACAGGTCGGCGGTGTGCGCAAGCCCGCTTCCCTGGGCGTAGCGTTCGTACGTCCCGGCCGTGATCACCCTGGCGCCGGTCCGCTTTTCGTTCGTCACCTTGGCCCAGGTTTTGACGTCCTGGGAAATGTTCAGTTCGAGCGAGAAGCCGGCCTTCTCACGCTTGAGCTTGAACGTGAACGGATTGGCTTCCGAATAAAGTCCCCTGACGATCGACTGGGCAAGCGCGTCCTCACCGGTGGTATCGGTGATAACGTTCCCGCGCTCCACGCGCGTTTGTTCCACCGCCTGGAGGGCGCTCTGGACGTTATCGGGAATGGAGAGCCGGTTGGTCCCTGCGCCGTTGAACAGGAGCGTGCCGCCGCTGAAGTTGTGGGGTATGGTGTCGAAGTAGATGTTGTACTTGAACTTGCCGTGCTTCCCGCCCGTCACGCTGTAGTATTCGTTTTCCTGCGCGGGATTCTTGATCTTCACGTCGAGGAAGTACCCCGCGTCTCGCTCCATCTTGAACGCGGCATCGTTGAACAGGAAGCCGTTCTTCACGTCGCGGTACTCCTCGAACTTCTCGTCGGAGCCCCTGACGTTCTTCTGCTGCACGGCGGCGTCGACCTGCCCGGAGGTCTCCCCGATCCAGGCGCCGAACTGCTGCTGGGCTTGCGCCGTTCCGGCGTACAGCGCGAGCGACAGGAGCAGGGCGGCCGCCGCGCATGCGATTTTTCCGCGAATCATCTGCCGTTCCTCCGTGGAATGTATATTCGTCATGTTCGTCACCTCTGCAGGACCGGTCCGGACGGGTTGTTGGACCCGTGGATCATCGGGTGGCAGTTCAGGCAGGACCTGTTTATGGCGTAGGCGGAGTTCGTGGAGAGGGTCCCCGTCTGATGCCTTCCCTGCATGTGGCACTGCTGGCAGAGGCGCGGCGCTTTCTGTACCAGCATCTTGTCGAAGGAAGACCCGTGCGCGGCGTGGCAGGTGAGGCAGTCCTCCTTGACCGGCGAATGTTCCCAGAGAACCGGCGCCTTCTTCTCCGCGTGGCATTCGTAACACTTGTCGTTGACGGACTTGGCGTTTATGAGCTTCTCGCTCCTTGCTCCGTGCGGGTTGTGGCATGCGGAGCAGCCCATCTTCCCCTCCTGGGTCGGGGAAGAGGAATCCCGCATCGGGTGCTTCGACCTCTTAAGCATCGTGGCGCGCACCTCTCCGTGGCAACCGAAGCAGACCTGCTTTTCATCGGCATTGGAAAGAAGGTGCTGCTTCCCTCCATGCACCTTGTGGCAGGCGACGCAGCCGGCTTCCTGGCTGTCGTGGGCGCTCCCCTTCCAGAACAACTGCACCTTGTCTTTGGAATGGCAGGAAGCGCAGACCGCCGTGGCGGC is a genomic window containing:
- a CDS encoding DmsE family decaheme c-type cytochrome: MRETAKPVRLVRVAALAVFLILAAAMLVLAADGGGYVGSEKCKECHEAIVGPFRTNIHSKTAYYGAKISGCESCHGPAAEHVKEGDKTKIVNPAKIAAEAATAVCASCHSKDKVQLFWKGSAHDSQEAGCVACHKVHGGKQHLLSNADEKQVCFGCHGEVRATMLKRSKHPMRDSSSPTQEGKMGCSACHNPHGARSEKLINAKSVNDKCYECHAEKKAPVLWEHSPVKEDCLTCHAAHGSSFDKMLVQKAPRLCQQCHMQGRHQTGTLSTNSAYAINRSCLNCHPMIHGSNNPSGPVLQR